CCCAGTCGGGGCCGTTGGCGCGACGCGACTCCTGCTCGGAGACCGCTCGGCGCTCGACGCGGACCGACTGGGGCAGGTGATCGTCCACGAGCGGGAGCCTAGTGCGCGCCCACGGCGCAACCGGGTCCCCGGACAGGTGTCTGCCCGGGGACCCGGTCGTCGTTGCTCCGCTCAGCCGATCCCGAAGGAGTCGCCGAGGCGGCCCGCGATCCGTCCACTGCGGATCCGCGGGTCACGCGGTCCCGAGCGCCAGTCGGCGGGGTTGGACCTGGCCTTCACCTCGGCGCCGTCACGGACGCCGCCCTGGTCGGTGTCGCACTTGGAGGGGTCGGTCCGGTCCTTGCCGAAGCGCTTGTTGGCCTTGCCGGTCTTCTCGACCTTGTCCTTCAGGCCGTCGCGGTCGGTGTCCTTCTTCGTCGGGTTGGAACGGGTCCTGCCGATGACGAAGGCCTTCTCCCTGGTCCGCACCTTCTGCTTGATCTTGTAGCCGCGGACCTCCCTGCCGTCGGTGAGGCCGTCCTTGTCCGTGTCCTTGGCCAGCGGGTCGGTGCGGACGAGGATCGCCGTACGCGTCTTCTTGCCGCAGACCTCGAAGCGCTCCTTGATCCGCACGCCGGCGACCTCACGACCGTCGGTGATGCGGTCGTCGTCGGTGTCGCGATCCGTGGGGTCGGTCCCGTGGAGGTCGACCTCGGCGCCGTCGCTCAGCCCGTCGTTGTCGGTGTCGGCGTCGAGCGGGTCAGTCCCGTGGACGTTGACCTCCTGGCCGTCGGTCAGGCCGTCGTTGTCGGTGTCGGGGTTGTCCGGGTCGGTCCCGATCGTCCCCTCCTGGCCGTCGGGCAGCCCGTCGCCGTCGGTGTCACCGGGCGTCGAGGGCGTCGTGGCACCGACGATCGTGAAGGACACGGTGTCGGCGGGGCTGACGTTGCCGTCGGCGTCCGCCTGCGTGGCGCTCACGGTGTGCGCCCCGAGGGGCAGGGCCACCGTGGACGAGCACGACCAGGTGCCGTTGGTGGCCACCACCGCGGTGCAGAGGACGGTCGAGCCCTCCGTGACGGTCACCGTGGCCCCGGCCTCGCCGGTGCCCGAGATCTGCGGGGTGGTGTCCTGCACCGACGCGCCCTCGGCGGGCGCGACGATCACCGGTGCGGCCGGCGGAGTGGTGTCGCCACCGTCGGGCACGACCGTGACGGTCGTCGTCGCGGTGTCGGTGTTGCCGGCCTGGTCCTCGGCGGTGACGGTGAGGGTGTGCTCGCCGGGCAAGAGCGGCAGCGTCGGGTCGCAGGACCAGGTGCCGTCGGACCGGACCGTCGTGGTGCAGACCGTGAGCCCGCCCTCGGTGACGGTGATCGTCGCTCCGGCCTCGCCGGTGCCGGACACCACCGGCGTCGGGTCGTCGGTGCTGGACCCGTCGGCGGGCGTCAGCACGCTCACGGTGGTCGTGGTGTCGACCTCGAAGGTGACCGTGTCGGGAGCAGAGGTGTTGCCCGCGTCGTCGGTCGCCGTGGCAGAGTAGGTGTCCTCGCCGTCGGGCAGCGGTGCGGTCGGCGTACAGCTCCAGGAACCGGTCACCGGACCTGCGGTGGTCGTGCAGATCTCGTTGCCCTCGGAGTCCTCCACGACGACCGTCGAGCCGGGCTCCGCGGTGCCCGAGAACTCAGGCGTCGCGTCGCTGGTCAGGTCGCCGTCGGCCGGGGCCTCGATGACCGGGGCGTCGGGCGCCGTCGTGTCCTCGGCTTCGGGGTCGACGGTGAAGGTGGTCGTGGCGGTGTCGGTGTTGCCCAGCTCGTCCTCGGCCGACACGGTGAGCGTGTGGGCTCCGGGGAGCAGCGGGAGCGTCGGGTCGCACGACCAGGTGCCGTCGGACTGC
This sequence is a window from Nocardioides sp. S5. Protein-coding genes within it:
- a CDS encoding Ig-like domain-containing protein — its product is MALALPGSLLALAQEPAAAAPLPAAYSADAHADIVDLSAQVLDAGDLAGLVVGHSRSTVASTTSDGTSSAESANLDAGLLFDGLRISPDRVSVTAPPSADPPAEDLLDVPVDLVADVGVVSGDVQAAWAGTGACVPAVDGERVLSDSRTTLAGVTLVDAPAPVGTLAEVTASETRTRTALVDDADGSDVVSTATTTVGDIDLLGGAVTVDVTNPVVLQARSDGTAGSAGFVDPPTITANVGGNVVDIPLNASPQEIELPVLVEPLVDLTITAFTPTNQSSGATGEATLDALLRIDLQVANAVPLLPAVADVSLAVAPMAVRASAPSGGVECASLDEDAPDAPVIEAPAGGDVTDDSTPEFSGTAEPGSTVVVEDSEGNQVCTDVAEGGTWSCTPATALPDGEDTYSATATDAAGNTSAPDTVTFEVDTTTTVDVLTPADGSTTADPTPEVAGSGEAGATITVTERGLTVCTTAVQSDGTWSCDPTLPLLPGAHTLTVSAEDELGNTDTATTTFTVDPEAEDTTAPDAPVIEAPADGDLTSDATPEFSGTAEPGSTVVVEDSEGNEICTTTAGPVTGSWSCTPTAPLPDGEDTYSATATDDAGNTSAPDTVTFEVDTTTTVSVLTPADGSSTDDPTPVVSGTGEAGATITVTEGGLTVCTTTVRSDGTWSCDPTLPLLPGEHTLTVTAEDQAGNTDTATTTVTVVPDGGDTTPPAAPVIVAPAEGASVQDTTPQISGTGEAGATVTVTEGSTVLCTAVVATNGTWSCSSTVALPLGAHTVSATQADADGNVSPADTVSFTIVGATTPSTPGDTDGDGLPDGQEGTIGTDPDNPDTDNDGLTDGQEVNVHGTDPLDADTDNDGLSDGAEVDLHGTDPTDRDTDDDRITDGREVAGVRIKERFEVCGKKTRTAILVRTDPLAKDTDKDGLTDGREVRGYKIKQKVRTREKAFVIGRTRSNPTKKDTDRDGLKDKVEKTGKANKRFGKDRTDPSKCDTDQGGVRDGAEVKARSNPADWRSGPRDPRIRSGRIAGRLGDSFGIG